The window TTTGAATAAAGGCAAGTCGATCATCATGTGGTTGTAATAAATAGGTTTTTCCGGTAGCAGTTGCCCCATTCCAGCTTTGCAGTTGTGGTAATAAGGTGGTCTGCAAATCTTGCGTCATAATCAGTGTGCCAACTGTCTTATTAAGACGCATATCAATCAGTGGGACATGGATATCAACATATAAGTGGTTATTCTCATCCCAATACCAGCTGATCTGAATGACGTCATCGCCAGTTAAAAGACCGTGGGCATCAAGTTTGCCGTGGGAATGTGTATCAACGATAGTTTTATGCACGGGCAGATGACCATAGATCAGGCGCGGCGCATTTTTAGCATCCAGTATTGTGAGCGATTGATACTCTTTATTTTGTTGTAGTTGTTGTAACGGCTTCTGAATTGCATCGGTTTCTTCACTGCCGCCATAACTAATTAGAGCAACCGCTTGTGCAAACGACTGATTGTTTTGCATCAGTAAGCCGTCAGAAATTCGCTCCTTTAGCCACGTTTCAATTTGTTCGGTTTTCACTTTAGCCAAAGCAGTTAAATCACTGTGGCTGTCTTGTTTTATCTGATGACCATGAATGCTGTAAAGCAGAGTAGGGATCAATGGCATCAGTAAGATCTGAAAAGCAAATAACCAATACAGACGATGAGAAGATGTCGATATTTTTTCTTTTTTGAGTTCAGTACGAGATTTTAGGTCTAGCAGTAAATAGAGTAAAAAACTGGTTAGCGCAACGAATAGGAAACCTTTACCCATAGAGAGTAATTTCAGCCATTCTCGATCTTCAATCAACCAGCTCAGTAGGTTATCTGATGCGGCGATCCATATTGCGGCAAACAATGCGTAATACAATACGATGCTTGCGGAAGAGAGAGCCTGCGATTTTTTGTTCCGACTATTTCCCATTCGTCTAGTTCAGCATCCTGTCTGTACATTATTCCCAATCTATTCCATCAGTATTAATGTAATCAGAATGCATAGCAAATAGTCAAATTGGGATTAGCGATTTATCCCGCGATATCGAGTGGATCGACATCTAAATGCCAACGTAATGAATGAGACATCGTTAAATTATCAATTGCGGGCAACAGTTGTTGCAGATAGTGCTGTAAGTGTATTCGTAGCGGGCATTGCAGCATTAACAGCATCCGATAACGCCCGGCCCGACGTTCCATTACCGGGCTGACTGGCCCCAGCAATTGCAGATCCGGGGCACCATAGTGATGGCATATTTGTGCTGCTTGCTGCATGAACTGTTCAAGTGGCTCTCGGTTTGGGCAATCACCACGTAACACGGCTTGGTAGCTGAACGGCGGTAGCCCCAAGGCTTGGCGTTCTTGTAAACAAGTACGTGCGAAATGGTGATAACCATTATTCAGTAAGTCTTGCAGTAAGGCATGTTCCGGATGGTGACTTTGTAGTACCACCATGCCGGGCTTGCTAGCGCGTCCGGCCCGACCTGCGACCTGAACACAAAGCTGGGCTAATCGCTCTGTTGCCCTGAAATCTGCCGCAAACAATGCGCCATCGACATCTAAGATCCCCACTAAGGTGACATCGGGGAAGTGATGGCCCTTCGCCAGCATTTGGGTACCCAGCAGGATCTGATATTCCTGCCGGCGGATGGCGTTGAGGTGCGCTTCCAACTCACCTTTACGTCGCGTGTTATCCCGATCAATGCGAATAGTTTTATAGGCAGGAAAACGTTGTTCTAAAAATTGCGCCAGCTGTTCGGTGCCGACGCCAGAGCTAACCAGATTCTGGCTGTTACATTCCGGGCATTGATGCGGCACCGGGCGAATATGATCACAGTGATGACAATGCAGTTTTTTATCTTGCTGATGCCAGGTGTAAAACGCATCACAGTGCGGGCATGCCGCCACCCAGCCACAATCGTGACAAAGGAGTGCAGGGGCATAACCACGGCGATTTAAAAACAACATAACCTGATTACCGGCGGCCAGTTGTTCATCCATCAGTTGCAATAACTGAGGAGCGATACCTGCCTGCAGCGGCAGATGTTTAACATCCAGCAGATGGTGTTGTGCCGCTTGTGCACCACCGGCGCGTTGTGTCATTTGCAGATGATGGTAACGCCCTTGTAGTGCGTTATGCAGTGTTTCTAACGATGGAGTAGCAGAACCCAGCACAATCGGGATCTGCTCACGCTGAGCGCGCATGATGGCTAAATCACGGCCATGATAACGAAAGCCTTCCTGCTGTTTAAAGGAACTGTCGTGTTCTTCATCCACAACAATCAAGCCAAGCTCTTTAAATGGCGTGAAAATGGCCGAGCGGGTGCCAATTAAAATAGCCGCTTCACCGGCCCGACAGGCCAGCCAGGTGTCCAAGCGTTCACGATCATTCATGCCGGAATGTAATGTCAAAATCGGCGCATGGAAACGACGACGAAAACGGCGTAATAACTGCGGGGTCAGCCCGATCTCTGGTACTAATACTAAAACCTGTTTGCCTTTCGCCAGCACGTCGCGGATCAGCTGCAGATAAACTTCTGTTTTACCTGAGCCGGTAACGCCTTCCAGCAAAAAAGGGCGCTTATGGTCAGATTGCGTTATAGCGGCTAAAACGATGGCTTGTTCACTGTTGAGATAAGGTGCATCGTTTTCATGCAATAACAGATGATCAAGCCATTCGCGCGCCTGCAGATGCAGATCAAAGTGTGTAATCAAACCTTTATCGGCGAGTTGTTTTAAAACCGGTGTATCAATGCCTTGTTCGCGTAATTCAGCAGCAGGCAAGGGGCCATCTTGTAACAAACGAAGCGCTTGTTGCTGGCGTGGTGCTCGTTTCAGTGAAGTAACATCGATCTCGTTACTTGTATTCAACTGCCAACAAGGAATCATTTTACGTTCTGCGAGTTCACCTTGGCGCAGCAAAACGGGTAACGCGTGATGTAATACTTCACCCACCGGATGATGGTAATAATCGGCGGCCCAGAGCAGGAGTTTCCACAATGTAGGCGGAAACAAACTTACTGCATCTAACTGACGCGAAAAGGGTTTCAGTTTTGTTACTGCCAGCTCACTGGTTGTTGGGTGTGCGGTAACAATACCAACTAATTGCTGGCGGCCAAAGGGCACCAATACCCGACACCCCACTGGCGGCAGTGGCTGTGATGCGAGATAGTCGAAGCGGCGATACAGCGGCACCGGCAGTGCGACCTGAATGAGCGTTAATAATTCAGACACGGATAGTTGTTTTTTCTGCGCATATGCTTGCGGGGGTGGGGTCTATCCTATATCATTCTGACCCTTGAAAATATCCGTTTAATGTTTCGTGTGGTGTCTGGCTTCGGGTCAGATGGCGACACGGCCTGAATCAGAGGTTCCCATGAAAGAAGGTATTCACCCAGATTACCACGAGATCACTGCTAAGTGTTCTTGCGGTCACACTTTTGTTACCCGTTCTACTGGTAAAGATCTGAACCTGGACGTATGTTCAGAGTGTCATCCTTTCTATACCGGTAAACAGAAAGTTCTGGACACTGGTGGTCGTATCGACCGCTTCAAAAAACGTTTCGCAGTACTGGGCGGCAAGAACTAATCTTCCCCCATACGGTTACGTTTTAAGCAATGCCAGCCTTCGAGCTGGCATTGTGCATTTTGGAACCATAAAAATTTCCTGCAATAGACTCGATCAGCCCTTGTGATTGACGTATGTCAGACTATGATCACAGAAAATTAATCCTTAACCGGTTATTCATCTGTTGTTTCATTGCCTCTTCTCAGGGAGTTCCTATGTCTGCCGATCTTCGTCAAGCCGCTCTTGATTATCATGCTCATCCTGTTCCTGGCAAAATTGCTATTGCTCTGACTAAGCCGGCAGAAACTGCCTATGATCTGGCTTTGGCCTATAGCCCCGGCGTTGCTGAGCCGGTGCGTGAAATTGCGGCTAATCCGGCAGATGCCTATCGTTATACCTCTAAAGCCAATCTGGTAGCGGTGATCACCAATGGCACCGCTATTCTGGGGCTGGGTAATCTGGGGCCATTAGCATCGAAACCGGTTATGGAAGGCAAGGCATTGTTATTTAAACGTTTTGCTGGCATTGATGCGATCGATATTGAAGTTAAACATACGGATAATGCCGACTTTATCCGTACCGTCGCGAATATTGCCGATACCTTTGGTGGTATCAATCTGGAAGATATTAAAGCGCCGGAATGTTTTGAAATTGAAAAAGCTTTAATTGAACTGTGTGATATTCCGGTATTCCATGATGATCAGCATGGTACGGCGATTGTGACTGCCGCCGGGATGCTGAATGCACTGGAAATTCAAGGTAAACAACTGTCTGAAGTGCGTATTGTTTGCATGGGCGCGGGTGCTGCGGCTGTCGCATGTATGGATCTGTTGATTGTGTGTGGTGCGAAACCTGAAAATATTTACATGCTGGATCGCAAAGGGGTGATCCACTCTGGTCGCACTGATATCAATGAACATAAACGTCGTTTTGTGAATGATTCAGGCTTTACCACCTTAGCGCAGGTGATGGATGGTGCTGATGTGTTTGTTGGCGTATCCGGCCCGAAT of the uncultured Tolumonas sp. genome contains:
- the rpmE gene encoding 50S ribosomal protein L31 produces the protein MKEGIHPDYHEITAKCSCGHTFVTRSTGKDLNLDVCSECHPFYTGKQKVLDTGGRIDRFKKRFAVLGGKN
- the priA gene encoding primosomal protein N', whose amino-acid sequence is MSELLTLIQVALPVPLYRRFDYLASQPLPPVGCRVLVPFGRQQLVGIVTAHPTTSELAVTKLKPFSRQLDAVSLFPPTLWKLLLWAADYYHHPVGEVLHHALPVLLRQGELAERKMIPCWQLNTSNEIDVTSLKRAPRQQQALRLLQDGPLPAAELREQGIDTPVLKQLADKGLITHFDLHLQAREWLDHLLLHENDAPYLNSEQAIVLAAITQSDHKRPFLLEGVTGSGKTEVYLQLIRDVLAKGKQVLVLVPEIGLTPQLLRRFRRRFHAPILTLHSGMNDRERLDTWLACRAGEAAILIGTRSAIFTPFKELGLIVVDEEHDSSFKQQEGFRYHGRDLAIMRAQREQIPIVLGSATPSLETLHNALQGRYHHLQMTQRAGGAQAAQHHLLDVKHLPLQAGIAPQLLQLMDEQLAAGNQVMLFLNRRGYAPALLCHDCGWVAACPHCDAFYTWHQQDKKLHCHHCDHIRPVPHQCPECNSQNLVSSGVGTEQLAQFLEQRFPAYKTIRIDRDNTRRKGELEAHLNAIRRQEYQILLGTQMLAKGHHFPDVTLVGILDVDGALFAADFRATERLAQLCVQVAGRAGRASKPGMVVLQSHHPEHALLQDLLNNGYHHFARTCLQERQALGLPPFSYQAVLRGDCPNREPLEQFMQQAAQICHHYGAPDLQLLGPVSPVMERRAGRYRMLLMLQCPLRIHLQHYLQQLLPAIDNLTMSHSLRWHLDVDPLDIAG
- a CDS encoding malic enzyme-like NAD(P)-binding protein: MSADLRQAALDYHAHPVPGKIAIALTKPAETAYDLALAYSPGVAEPVREIAANPADAYRYTSKANLVAVITNGTAILGLGNLGPLASKPVMEGKALLFKRFAGIDAIDIEVKHTDNADFIRTVANIADTFGGINLEDIKAPECFEIEKALIELCDIPVFHDDQHGTAIVTAAGMLNALEIQGKQLSEVRIVCMGAGAAAVACMDLLIVCGAKPENIYMLDRKGVIHSGRTDINEHKRRFVNDSGFTTLAQVMDGADVFVGVSGPNVITAEHVKTMAPKPVIFACSNPDPEIDPALANAARDDLIMGTGRSDYPNQVNNVICFPFIFRGALDARASRINSAMKRAAVEAIRSIAKEPVPAEVLRAAGVSKLTFGVDYVLPKPMDPRLLPRVARAVALAAVESGVARIELPENYML